In the genome of Treponema pedis, one region contains:
- a CDS encoding energy-coupling factor transporter transmembrane component T yields MLDVRTLLIINTCVSVIMLRTAYFTVIAAAFILSFIIMLMFKMRRTAYKYLIAFLISFALSRLPNIDTKNIILKAVISFAGFAGFMNIKLFSFIMIAHIIIKKVQSTELIYALRKMKLHKGFILSLTVAFRFLPTAKKEFTIIKECMQMRGIESSFKTFFTKPLTLIEYSLVPLLFRSLKISEEMTAAALVKGVEYNGTKTSLVDVSLGKIDFFILAVAAALISVSYIYANQITLFFIESKNFLYTLIFKAAV; encoded by the coding sequence ATGCTTGATGTAAGAACCCTTCTTATTATAAACACTTGCGTATCCGTTATTATGCTGCGTACGGCCTATTTTACAGTTATTGCGGCCGCTTTTATTTTATCGTTTATTATTATGTTAATGTTTAAAATGCGCCGTACCGCTTATAAATATCTGATTGCGTTTTTAATCAGCTTTGCATTAAGCCGTCTTCCGAACATAGACACAAAAAATATTATTTTAAAGGCCGTTATTTCGTTTGCAGGTTTTGCAGGTTTTATGAATATAAAACTTTTTTCGTTTATTATGATTGCACATATAATTATAAAAAAAGTACAATCTACCGAGCTTATTTATGCGTTGCGTAAAATGAAATTGCATAAGGGTTTTATTTTAAGCCTTACGGTCGCTTTCCGGTTTTTACCTACGGCAAAAAAAGAATTTACGATTATAAAAGAATGTATGCAAATGCGCGGGATTGAAAGTTCTTTTAAAACTTTTTTTACAAAACCCTTAACCTTAATCGAATACAGCCTTGTACCTCTCCTTTTTAGAAGTTTAAAAATATCCGAAGAGATGACGGCAGCCGCCTTGGTAAAGGGTGTCGAATATAACGGAACTAAAACAAGCCTTGTAGATGTCAGTTTGGGTAAGATTGATTTTTTTATTCTTGCCGTTGCCGCCGCCTTAATTTCGGTGTCTTATATTTACGCAAACCAAATAACCTTATTCTTTATTGAAAGTAAAAATTTTTTGTATACTTTAATTTTTAAGGCGGCAGTATGA
- a CDS encoding VOC family protein: MILNSVAVRTEEMEKSIEFYEKILGFTFNYMMSAAPWKRIAFLTEPESGMNLELISNEKAKQNAESRISLTIQVEQIGEAEKFLKANNVRIIVPPRTVKDGKKMLTAVDPNGVEIDFIEFKKD, encoded by the coding sequence ATGATTTTAAACAGCGTTGCCGTAAGAACGGAAGAAATGGAAAAGTCCATTGAATTTTACGAAAAAATATTGGGCTTTACTTTTAACTATATGATGTCCGCAGCCCCGTGGAAACGTATAGCCTTTTTAACCGAGCCGGAAAGCGGAATGAACCTTGAGCTTATCAGTAACGAAAAAGCGAAACAAAACGCTGAAAGCCGTATTTCACTTACAATTCAAGTGGAACAGATAGGCGAAGCGGAAAAATTTTTAAAAGCCAATAACGTACGCATAATAGTTCCGCCGCGTACGGTAAAAGACGGAAAAAAGATGCTTACCGCCGTTGACCCGAACGGAGTGGAAATAGATTTTATCGAGTTTAAAAAAGATTAG
- a CDS encoding methyl-accepting chemotaxis protein: MKKRFSIRLKLLAIFVPLVILSLFMLGVSAMYISRKAVTEKVEAHLIDKANDTATIIDSSTASIFQFLEGVARAPILYSSDSSYKEKTAYLKKEAAFNELFHRLDICDMNGVRYTDSGQTVFVGDRDFYLTAAQGKKFISEPITSRLDGAFIVVFSLPVYNDARSVTGVMLATVTADKLTQIIKDIVVGETGYCGIIGITGTTVAHKDFNLVSQQHNMIENAKTNSSLSSLGRFLQTALNSSESSVGFYDYNGVSSISSFAKMKSTGWTVIISAPVHEFMGTINTLTLSMWTIGFIILVISLVTIFFVAIGIVKPINIAVNSLKDIAQGEGDLTVRLPLQGNDEITDLASYFNQTIEKIGNSIKSVGGSAVTMKNIGSDLSSNMTETASAVNQISTNIDGVKQQALTQAASVTETASTVEEIIRTIKQLNGSIENQAASVAESSSAIEQMVANISSITQTLDKANDAIKNLASATEDGKISIAASNNVTQKIAEESGGLLEASSVIQHIASQTNLLAMNAAIEAAHAGDAGKGFAVVADEIRKLAEESSAQGKTITATLKKLSGEIEALSAASKTAEEKFNVIFSLSEQVKDMSKRLPARSKLRTLKKLLYPCKRQAS, encoded by the coding sequence ATGAAAAAACGGTTTTCGATACGTCTAAAATTACTTGCAATTTTTGTTCCGCTTGTAATTCTTTCTTTGTTTATGCTTGGAGTTTCAGCTATGTATATTTCAAGAAAAGCTGTAACCGAAAAAGTTGAAGCGCATCTTATTGATAAGGCAAATGATACTGCTACAATAATCGATTCAAGTACGGCTTCAATATTTCAGTTTTTGGAAGGAGTTGCCAGAGCACCTATACTTTACAGCAGCGACAGTTCTTATAAAGAAAAAACCGCTTATTTAAAAAAGGAAGCCGCATTTAACGAGCTTTTTCACAGGCTTGATATTTGCGATATGAACGGTGTGCGTTATACGGATAGCGGCCAAACCGTATTTGTAGGCGACAGAGATTTTTATCTTACGGCTGCTCAAGGGAAAAAGTTTATTTCCGAGCCCATTACTTCGAGATTGGACGGCGCTTTTATTGTCGTATTTTCCTTACCCGTTTATAACGATGCCCGCTCCGTTACGGGTGTTATGCTTGCCACCGTAACGGCCGACAAACTTACACAAATAATTAAAGATATTGTTGTAGGAGAAACGGGCTATTGCGGAATAATAGGTATTACGGGGACTACTGTAGCCCATAAAGATTTTAATCTCGTTTCGCAGCAGCATAATATGATTGAAAATGCTAAAACAAATTCTTCTTTATCTTCTCTCGGAAGGTTTTTACAAACGGCGTTAAACAGCAGCGAAAGCTCCGTAGGCTTTTATGATTATAACGGCGTTTCCAGTATTTCTTCTTTTGCAAAGATGAAAAGTACCGGCTGGACGGTTATAATTTCCGCACCGGTACATGAATTTATGGGAACTATAAATACGCTTACTTTGTCGATGTGGACAATAGGGTTTATAATTTTAGTAATTTCACTTGTTACAATATTCTTTGTCGCAATAGGAATAGTAAAGCCTATCAATATCGCCGTTAATTCTCTTAAGGATATCGCTCAGGGAGAGGGAGATTTAACCGTAAGACTGCCCCTTCAAGGTAACGACGAAATTACCGACCTTGCTTCTTATTTTAATCAAACAATAGAAAAAATCGGCAATTCGATAAAATCCGTGGGCGGCAGTGCCGTAACTATGAAAAATATAGGAAGCGACCTTTCAAGCAATATGACCGAAACTGCCAGCGCCGTTAATCAGATAAGTACGAATATAGACGGAGTTAAGCAGCAAGCTCTTACGCAGGCGGCAAGTGTTACGGAAACCGCCTCTACCGTAGAAGAAATTATCCGAACTATAAAACAGCTTAACGGCAGTATTGAAAATCAGGCCGCTTCGGTAGCGGAATCTTCTTCCGCCATTGAGCAAATGGTTGCAAACATAAGTTCGATTACGCAAACTCTGGATAAGGCCAACGACGCAATTAAAAATCTTGCCTCCGCTACGGAAGACGGAAAAATTTCCATAGCGGCTTCCAATAACGTAACTCAAAAAATAGCCGAAGAATCCGGAGGTTTGCTTGAGGCAAGCTCGGTTATTCAGCATATTGCAAGTCAAACCAATTTACTTGCAATGAATGCCGCCATTGAAGCCGCTCATGCGGGGGACGCCGGTAAAGGCTTTGCGGTTGTTGCGGATGAAATAAGAAAACTTGCCGAAGAATCCTCCGCACAGGGTAAAACCATAACGGCGACATTAAAAAAACTTTCAGGCGAAATAGAAGCCTTATCCGCAGCTTCCAAAACGGCGGAAGAAAAATTTAATGTAATATTTTCTCTTTCCGAGCAAGTTAAAGATATGAGCAAACGCCTACCGGCCCGTTCCAAATTACGGACTTTGAAGAAACTATTGTATCCCTGTAAACGGCAAGCGTCTTAG
- a CDS encoding ABC transporter ATP-binding protein, translating to MISFKDVAFTYKGKKDTQLKVPSFFAADGECILLTGMSGSGKSTITKCINGLIPEFFEGEFSGDIFIKELNIGNLPVYEISQYVGSVFQDPASQFFTGEVLTEIAFACENYGVERAEIKTRMEYAVQIIGIERLITKKLKDMSNGEKQKIAVASALTLMPSIILFDEPSSNLDYASIKILGNVIRSLKEKGLTVIIAEHRIYYLKELFDRVLYINGGKIEKEYTAEQFRALTNEELHGLGLRSLNIFEDKPVRRFRNAEEFAEKGETCVIALKDISFSYKDSGKKILNNIGFSLYKGDITALVGKNGIGKTTLLRIISGIYKEDSGGIVMGKKELPAFARVKNINFVMNDVDYQLFGDTVYNELLIGAAESPFLHKKIEEVLKCLNLYDLKDMHPMSLSMGQKQRLIIAASYIRNSAVTVLDEPTSGLDYKNMLNVSAMLSDLASEDNTVLIVSHDYEFIMNTCDRLLFLDETGIASDIRTSENGDAVKHIFEHFIGGIING from the coding sequence ATGATTAGTTTTAAAGACGTTGCTTTTACTTACAAAGGTAAAAAGGATACGCAGCTTAAAGTTCCGTCTTTTTTTGCCGCAGACGGGGAGTGTATTTTGTTAACCGGTATGAGCGGCTCGGGAAAGTCAACTATAACAAAATGTATTAACGGCCTTATCCCGGAATTTTTTGAAGGAGAATTTTCAGGAGATATATTTATAAAAGAATTGAATATAGGCAATTTGCCCGTGTATGAAATTTCACAATATGTAGGCTCGGTTTTTCAAGACCCGGCAAGTCAATTTTTTACGGGCGAAGTGTTGACGGAAATTGCTTTTGCTTGCGAAAACTACGGCGTGGAAAGGGCGGAAATAAAAACGCGTATGGAATATGCCGTACAAATTATCGGCATAGAACGGCTGATTACAAAAAAATTAAAAGATATGTCTAACGGAGAAAAACAAAAAATTGCAGTCGCTTCCGCTTTAACGCTTATGCCTTCCATTATTTTATTTGACGAACCTTCTTCCAATTTAGATTACGCTTCAATAAAAATACTGGGAAATGTTATCCGCTCATTAAAAGAAAAGGGTTTAACGGTTATTATTGCGGAACACCGTATTTATTATCTAAAAGAGCTTTTTGACCGCGTATTGTATATCAACGGAGGAAAAATTGAAAAAGAATACACGGCGGAGCAATTCCGTGCTCTGACTAACGAGGAGCTGCACGGTTTAGGTTTACGCAGCCTTAATATTTTTGAAGATAAACCCGTCCGCCGCTTCCGCAATGCTGAGGAGTTTGCGGAAAAAGGAGAAACATGCGTTATCGCTTTAAAAGATATTTCATTTTCGTATAAGGACAGCGGAAAAAAGATATTAAACAATATCGGGTTTTCCTTATACAAGGGCGATATAACGGCTCTTGTCGGTAAAAACGGAATAGGCAAAACCACTCTTTTGAGGATTATTTCGGGGATTTATAAAGAAGATTCAGGCGGCATAGTAATGGGGAAAAAAGAACTTCCGGCTTTTGCGCGGGTAAAAAACATTAACTTTGTAATGAATGATGTTGATTATCAGCTTTTCGGCGATACCGTATACAATGAGCTTTTAATTGGTGCGGCTGAAAGTCCTTTCTTACATAAAAAGATAGAAGAAGTTTTAAAGTGCCTTAATCTTTACGATTTAAAAGACATGCACCCGATGAGTCTTTCTATGGGACAAAAACAGCGGCTTATAATAGCGGCAAGTTATATCCGCAACAGTGCGGTAACGGTTTTGGACGAGCCGACAAGCGGTTTGGATTACAAAAATATGCTGAATGTTTCTGCCATGCTTTCCGATTTAGCTTCGGAGGATAATACCGTTTTAATCGTTTCGCATGATTATGAATTTATTATGAACACATGCGACAGGCTTCTTTTTTTGGACGAAACCGGAATCGCTTCCGATATACGTACATCGGAAAACGGCGATGCCGTAAAACATATTTTTGAACATTTTATAGGCGGTATAATAAACGGCTGA
- a CDS encoding ABC transporter permease, whose product MAKLNLKKSGLKNINLSENNFVISFSAVLLGLAAGAVFIAVLGNRPLTAFSYLFRGGLMNIERIGNTLATATILLFVGLSVSFAFKTGLFNIGASGQMLIGGLCATYIALNSSLPRPVLLIVLILAAIAGGALWGLFPGLLKALFNVHEVVSTIMMNWIAYWTAYYVIPWYLKGEMIETESRSIAEANTLRAPWLSNLFQSEYINYGIFLAIAGMFFLKIILDKTTLGFELKAAGYNKSAAEYAGIKVNRNIIFSMMIAGAFAGLAGLTYYVGYSLNIQIGVLPSQGFDGIAVALLGAGNSIGVALSAIFFGILHVGKGFMSANTSVPPEIADTIIAVIIYFTATSLLLKRFWKKIQQRLYEKKLPSASIIKEKN is encoded by the coding sequence ATGGCTAAGCTAAATTTAAAAAAAAGCGGCTTAAAAAATATAAATTTATCGGAAAATAATTTTGTAATAAGTTTTTCAGCGGTTTTATTGGGGCTTGCCGCAGGAGCCGTATTTATAGCCGTTTTGGGAAATAGACCGCTTACGGCTTTTTCATATTTGTTCCGGGGCGGTTTAATGAATATCGAGCGCATAGGAAACACGCTTGCAACGGCTACGATTCTTTTATTTGTAGGACTGTCTGTCAGTTTTGCTTTTAAAACGGGTCTTTTTAATATCGGAGCTTCGGGGCAAATGCTTATAGGCGGGCTTTGTGCAACTTATATCGCCTTAAACAGCTCTCTTCCGCGTCCGGTTTTACTGATTGTACTTATATTGGCGGCTATTGCTGGCGGCGCCTTGTGGGGACTGTTTCCGGGGCTTTTAAAGGCTTTGTTTAATGTGCACGAGGTTGTTTCCACTATAATGATGAACTGGATAGCTTATTGGACGGCTTACTATGTTATTCCATGGTATTTAAAGGGTGAAATGATAGAAACCGAAAGCCGTTCCATTGCGGAAGCCAATACTTTGCGCGCTCCGTGGCTTTCAAATTTATTTCAAAGCGAGTATATAAATTACGGAATTTTTTTGGCTATTGCCGGTATGTTTTTTTTAAAAATAATTTTGGATAAAACGACTTTGGGTTTTGAGCTTAAAGCCGCCGGTTATAATAAAAGTGCTGCGGAATATGCGGGTATTAAGGTAAACCGCAATATAATCTTTTCTATGATGATTGCGGGAGCCTTTGCAGGTTTAGCCGGACTTACCTATTATGTAGGCTATTCTTTAAATATTCAAATAGGAGTTTTGCCGTCTCAAGGTTTTGACGGAATTGCCGTAGCTCTTTTGGGTGCGGGAAATTCAATCGGGGTTGCCTTAAGCGCAATCTTTTTCGGAATTCTTCATGTAGGAAAGGGCTTTATGAGTGCAAACACATCGGTTCCTCCCGAAATTGCCGATACGATAATTGCGGTTATAATTTATTTTACCGCAACAAGTCTTTTATTAAAACGGTTTTGGAAAAAAATTCAACAGCGTTTGTACGAAAAAAAACTTCCTTCCGCATCAATTATAAAGGAGAAAAACTGA
- a CDS encoding Rpn family recombination-promoting nuclease/putative transposase, with protein sequence MASTLYTLAQPEKFTVRNDYAFKRVFCTEKNKDILIKFFSLVT encoded by the coding sequence ATGGCAAGCACCTTATATACACTTGCACAGCCTGAAAAATTCACCGTCCGCAATGACTATGCGTTTAAAAGAGTCTTCTGCACGGAAAAGAATAAAGACATTCTCATAAAATTCTTTTCGCTTGTAACCTGA
- a CDS encoding Rpn family recombination-promoting nuclease/putative transposase, which yields MLFACNLNARNHFAYFRLENSELTTRFYDEKTGRLDIKIKLHSGEKINLEMQNIWFEYFTKRSIFYWTQLFLEDFSKGADYSELKKCIAINILNQTFHLANKIHSVYKILETEEHSELDGMLEIHFLDLTKIAKEQRSELEKWLLFIQTDEKEVRKMLAKENPLMQKAEDTMEEFYTVAEQRALYQAAWRYESDRVSMINESMRKGIAQGRSEGIAQGFSDGVRQNKLETAAALKTMGLSIEQIMQATNLSKSEIEKL from the coding sequence ATTCTTTTCGCTTGTAACCTGAATGCAAGAAATCATTTTGCCTATTTTCGGCTTGAAAACAGCGAGCTTACTACCCGCTTTTACGATGAAAAAACAGGCAGGCTCGACATAAAAATCAAATTGCACTCAGGCGAAAAAATCAACCTTGAAATGCAAAATATCTGGTTTGAATACTTTACCAAACGCAGCATTTTTTATTGGACGCAACTTTTTCTCGAAGACTTCAGCAAGGGAGCCGATTACAGCGAACTCAAAAAATGCATAGCGATAAACATTCTCAATCAGACGTTTCATCTTGCCAATAAAATCCACTCCGTCTATAAGATTTTGGAAACGGAAGAACACAGCGAGCTGGACGGAATGCTTGAAATCCACTTTTTGGATTTAACGAAAATAGCGAAAGAACAGCGCAGCGAACTGGAAAAATGGCTGCTGTTTATACAAACCGACGAAAAGGAGGTGAGGAAGATGTTGGCAAAAGAAAATCCTTTAATGCAAAAAGCCGAAGACACGATGGAAGAATTCTACACTGTTGCGGAACAACGAGCCCTTTACCAAGCTGCATGGCGATACGAGAGCGACCGCGTTTCTATGATAAATGAATCGATGAGAAAAGGCATTGCTCAGGGCAGAAGTGAAGGTATAGCACAAGGCTTTTCCGACGGCGTTAGGCAAAACAAACTGGAAACGGCAGCGGCATTAAAAACAATGGGGCTTTCCATTGAGCAGATAATGCAGGCAACAAATTTGAGCAAAAGCGAAATAGAAAAACTGTAA
- a CDS encoding MptD family putative ECF transporter S component gives MKDASKGYKVKDFVFLGIVTAIYVVAYSAIGGLTAALNALGHAFSPAIFSLIGGTIILFLVYKVPKLGILTLQTLLVHGLIAVLGMAYLPWFITSIIGALIADGIAATSQYKNTIKNGLGFAFMQAGSSAGGIIPAVFFAESYKRTWIERGMTAAQMDETIAVSVGWIGASVLIASFVCGFLGILIGRKILAKHFKN, from the coding sequence ATGAAAGATGCGTCAAAGGGGTACAAAGTAAAAGACTTTGTTTTTTTAGGAATTGTAACGGCAATTTATGTTGTTGCCTATTCGGCTATCGGCGGATTGACCGCTGCATTAAATGCATTGGGTCATGCCTTTTCACCTGCAATTTTCAGTCTTATCGGCGGTACGATTATATTATTTCTTGTATATAAGGTACCTAAGTTGGGTATTTTAACGCTTCAAACACTTTTGGTACACGGTTTAATCGCCGTACTGGGTATGGCATATTTACCGTGGTTTATTACTTCAATTATAGGGGCGCTGATAGCAGACGGCATTGCGGCAACCTCTCAATACAAAAATACAATTAAAAACGGATTGGGTTTTGCTTTTATGCAAGCAGGTTCTAGCGCAGGCGGCATTATTCCCGCCGTTTTTTTTGCCGAAAGTTATAAGCGTACATGGATAGAAAGAGGTATGACTGCCGCACAAATGGACGAAACCATTGCGGTAAGCGTAGGCTGGATAGGAGCTTCGGTTTTAATTGCAAGTTTTGTCTGCGGATTTCTCGGTATTTTAATCGGAAGAAAAATATTGGCAAAACATTTTAAAAACTGA
- a CDS encoding ABC transporter ATP-binding protein, which translates to MRNIRKEFPGIIANDGITLQVKRGEIHAILGENGAGKSTLMSILFGLYHADEGEIFVKGEKVKINNPNDANALGIGMVHQHFKLIHNFTVTENIILGKEGGFILNKKAAEKRIQDLSDKYGLFISPDAVISDITVGMQQRVEILKMLYRDADILIFDEPTAVLTPQEISELMQIMRNLAAEGKAIILITHKLQEILDSANRCTIIRKGKFIDVVDVASTTKNELASKMVGRPVDFNVPKEPCKPGATVLDIRNLSVLKEKKLTAVDNFSLEVKAGEIVGIAGVDGNGQSELVGLMPIESGAVILDGKDISKFSIRKRAEAGLGHVPEDRQKHGLVLQYSIAENMVIKSYYTRNFQRHGILRRDKIKAFAKKITDAFDVRSGKGIESAAGNLSGGNQQKAILGREITLDPKLLIAVNPTRGLDVGAIESIHKEIVKHRDAGRAVLLISFELDEIFNLSDRIAVMHRGVLSGIVKPEETTAEEVGLMMAGMGGKNG; encoded by the coding sequence ATGAGAAATATCCGAAAGGAATTTCCCGGCATTATTGCAAACGACGGAATAACGTTGCAAGTTAAACGAGGCGAGATTCATGCGATTTTAGGTGAAAACGGAGCGGGAAAATCAACTTTGATGAGTATCCTTTTCGGGTTATACCATGCAGATGAGGGCGAAATCTTTGTAAAAGGCGAAAAAGTAAAAATAAACAATCCCAACGACGCCAATGCTCTCGGAATAGGTATGGTTCATCAGCATTTTAAACTTATTCACAATTTCACCGTAACTGAAAATATTATTTTAGGAAAAGAAGGCGGTTTTATTTTAAATAAAAAAGCCGCCGAAAAGAGAATACAGGATTTAAGCGATAAATACGGGCTTTTTATTTCGCCCGACGCCGTTATAAGCGATATAACGGTAGGTATGCAGCAGCGCGTAGAAATTTTAAAAATGCTTTACCGCGATGCCGACATTCTTATTTTTGACGAACCTACAGCCGTTTTAACGCCTCAGGAAATAAGCGAGCTTATGCAAATTATGCGTAATCTTGCCGCCGAAGGCAAGGCTATTATTTTAATAACTCATAAATTACAGGAAATATTGGATTCAGCCAACCGCTGTACTATTATAAGAAAGGGTAAATTCATCGATGTCGTAGATGTGGCTTCTACAACTAAAAATGAACTTGCCTCTAAAATGGTTGGAAGGCCAGTTGATTTTAATGTCCCGAAAGAACCGTGTAAACCCGGTGCAACCGTTTTGGATATAAGAAATTTAAGCGTACTGAAGGAAAAAAAACTTACGGCCGTAGATAATTTTTCTCTTGAAGTTAAAGCGGGAGAGATTGTAGGTATTGCAGGTGTGGACGGAAACGGGCAAAGCGAGCTTGTAGGGTTAATGCCTATTGAATCGGGAGCCGTTATTTTGGACGGTAAGGATATTTCCAAATTTTCCATAAGAAAACGAGCTGAAGCAGGTTTGGGGCATGTACCTGAAGACAGACAAAAGCACGGCCTTGTACTTCAATATTCCATTGCGGAAAATATGGTTATAAAATCCTATTATACCAGGAATTTCCAGCGGCACGGAATTTTAAGACGAGATAAAATAAAGGCTTTTGCAAAAAAGATAACCGACGCCTTTGATGTCCGCTCCGGAAAGGGTATTGAATCCGCTGCGGGAAATTTAAGCGGAGGGAATCAGCAAAAGGCGATTTTGGGGCGGGAAATTACGCTTGACCCTAAACTTTTAATTGCCGTAAATCCTACACGGGGTCTTGATGTAGGTGCAATAGAATCCATTCATAAAGAAATAGTAAAACACCGCGATGCGGGACGGGCGGTTCTTTTAATTTCTTTTGAGCTTGACGAAATATTTAATTTATCCGATAGGATTGCCGTTATGCACAGAGGAGTTTTAAGCGGGATTGTAAAACCGGAAGAAACCACCGCCGAAGAAGTCGGTTTAATGATGGCCGGAATGGGAGGCAAAAATGGCTAA
- a CDS encoding YeiH family protein, with protein MNFIKKNLFGIAVCTILAIPSWFLGKLFPIMGGAVIAILTGMIISMFWKNKGLAETGIKFVSKKVLQWAVVLLGFGLNYTVILKTGSQSLPIIVCTIAASLLTAFILKKLLNTQSNISVLIGVGSSICGGSAVAATAPVIDASDEEVAQAISVIFFFNVLAALIFPVLGKLLGFDTLSGDAFGIFSGTAINDTSSVTAAASTWDSMWNLGSQTLDKAVTVKLTRTLAIIPITFVLALMRTQEAKKSGSIGKSVNFKKIFPFFILYFIGASLITTVALKLGVKAEIFTPLKTMSKFLIVAAMAAVGLNSDIVKLIKTGGKPLFLGASCWAGITAVSLLLQFFMGLW; from the coding sequence ATGAATTTTATTAAAAAAAATCTTTTCGGGATTGCCGTCTGTACAATCCTTGCAATTCCGTCATGGTTTTTAGGAAAATTATTTCCGATTATGGGCGGTGCCGTAATCGCCATTTTGACGGGAATGATAATTTCTATGTTTTGGAAAAATAAGGGTCTTGCAGAAACCGGAATTAAATTCGTTTCAAAAAAAGTATTGCAATGGGCTGTGGTATTGTTAGGTTTCGGTTTAAATTATACCGTTATACTTAAAACGGGAAGTCAATCGCTTCCGATTATCGTATGTACAATTGCCGCATCTTTATTAACCGCATTTATTTTGAAAAAGCTTTTGAATACACAATCAAATATTTCGGTTCTTATAGGTGTAGGCTCCTCCATTTGCGGAGGCTCTGCAGTTGCGGCAACGGCTCCCGTAATAGATGCAAGCGATGAGGAAGTAGCTCAGGCAATTTCCGTCATTTTCTTTTTTAATGTGCTTGCAGCACTTATCTTTCCGGTGCTCGGGAAACTGTTGGGGTTCGATACCTTATCGGGAGACGCTTTCGGTATATTTTCAGGCACCGCTATTAACGACACCTCATCGGTTACCGCCGCAGCTTCTACATGGGATAGCATGTGGAATTTAGGTTCTCAAACCTTGGACAAGGCGGTTACGGTAAAACTGACGCGTACGCTTGCAATTATTCCCATTACCTTTGTTCTTGCACTTATGCGTACGCAGGAAGCAAAGAAAAGCGGCAGTATCGGTAAGTCCGTAAACTTTAAAAAAATATTTCCGTTTTTTATTCTTTACTTTATCGGAGCATCGCTTATTACAACAGTTGCGCTGAAATTAGGCGTAAAGGCTGAAATTTTTACACCTCTTAAAACGATGAGTAAATTTTTAATTGTTGCTGCCATGGCTGCCGTCGGGCTAAACAGCGATATTGTAAAACTGATAAAAACGGGAGGAAAACCTCTTTTTCTCGGTGCTTCCTGTTGGGCGGGTATAACTGCGGTAAGTCTTTTACTTCAGTTCTTTATGGGTCTTTGGTAA
- a CDS encoding ABC transporter permease yields the protein MWYILTLIFPYVIAYTVPLLITSLGGLYSERSGVVNLGLEGLMLVGSFAAAISINLLKNILPAPLLIPAGLLAAATLGVLCSLLHAFASITLKADQIISGTAINMLAAALTVYIARSILGSGNVRVDGIIRRDIPGLVNIPILGKLFFSQTYWSTWLVLAILIFSWFLLYKTSFGLRLRACGEHPSAVASAGVNVHKMRYFAVCASGALAGLGGSVILVTYSGEFNGSVDGLGFLALAALIFGQWKPLGILGATFFFGLARTVANVSQVIPALSVIPPIWLKIFPYIITLAALVVFSKHSAAPKADGEPY from the coding sequence ATGTGGTATATTTTAACTTTGATATTTCCCTATGTTATAGCATACACGGTTCCGCTTTTAATTACCTCGTTGGGGGGGCTTTACAGCGAAAGAAGCGGTGTAGTAAACTTGGGTCTTGAAGGTTTAATGCTTGTAGGAAGTTTTGCGGCCGCGATTTCGATAAATCTTTTAAAAAATATTTTGCCCGCACCTCTTTTAATTCCTGCGGGGCTTTTAGCCGCCGCAACTCTCGGTGTTTTATGCTCTCTTTTACATGCCTTCGCTTCAATTACTTTAAAAGCTGACCAAATTATAAGCGGGACTGCAATAAATATGCTTGCCGCAGCCTTAACCGTGTACATAGCCCGCTCAATTTTAGGTTCCGGAAACGTCAGGGTTGACGGCATTATAAGAAGGGATATTCCGGGGCTTGTAAATATTCCTATTTTGGGAAAATTGTTTTTTTCTCAAACTTATTGGAGCACTTGGCTGGTCTTGGCAATTTTAATATTTTCATGGTTTTTGCTGTATAAAACTTCTTTCGGATTAAGATTAAGGGCTTGCGGAGAACACCCTTCAGCCGTTGCAAGTGCAGGTGTAAATGTTCACAAGATGCGGTATTTTGCAGTTTGTGCAAGCGGTGCATTGGCGGGTTTGGGCGGGTCCGTAATTTTGGTAACTTATTCGGGCGAATTTAACGGAAGTGTTGACGGTTTGGGCTTTTTAGCCCTTGCCGCCCTTATTTTCGGGCAATGGAAACCGCTTGGTATTTTAGGCGCAACTTTTTTCTTCGGTCTTGCAAGAACCGTTGCAAACGTATCTCAGGTTATTCCGGCTTTAAGCGTTATTCCTCCGATTTGGCTTAAAATTTTCCCGTATATAATAACGCTTGCCGCTCTCGTGGTATTCAGCAAACATTCCGCCGCTCCGAAGGCCGACGGTGAACCTTATTAA